From one Cynocephalus volans isolate mCynVol1 chromosome X, mCynVol1.pri, whole genome shotgun sequence genomic stretch:
- the LOC134366556 gene encoding histone H3.3A-like yields MARTKQTAHKSTGGKAPRKQLATKAAHKSAPSTGGVKKPHRYRPGTVALREIRRYQKSTELLIRKLPFQRLVREIAQDFKTHLRFQSAAIGALQEASEAYLVGLLEDTNLCAIHAKRVTIMPKDMQLARRIRGERA; encoded by the coding sequence ATGGCTCGTACAAAGCAGACTGCCCACAAATCGACTGGTGGTAAAGCACCCAGGAAACAACTGGCTACAAAAGCCGCTCACAAGAGTGCGCCCTCTACTGGAGGGGTGAAGAAACCTCATCGTTACAGGCCTGGTACTGTGGCACTCCGTGAAATTAGACGTTATCAGAAGTCCACTGAACTTCTGATTCGAAAACTCCCCTTCCAGCGTCTGGTGCGAGAAATTGCTCAGGACTTCAAAACACATCTGCGCTTCCAGAGCGCAGCTATTGGTGCTTTGCAGGAGGCAAGTGAGGCCTATCTGGTTGGCCTTTTGGAAGACACCAACCTGTGTGCTATCCATGCCAAACGTGTAACAATTATGCCAAAAGACATGCAGCTAGCACGCCGCATACGTGGAGAACGTGCTTAA